The DNA region AACGCTCCATGCGCCACCTCCGTGAGGTGGCGACCTGAACACGCGGCGACAGCCCGCGTCGATCCCCTGCCGCTTGCCTGCTCCCTCGCCGTAACCTGATCGGCGCTCTAGGGCCTGGGTCAATCGTGGAGCCCGAAGCGGGAACCCTGGCCTGGGTAATGGCCGATACGAGTTTCAGTCACGGACAGTCACCCTGCAGCCTGTCGATATCCAACCCGACGGCGTCATTGTGGACTTCACGGAGACGGTGGGTGTGGTGCGCATCCGCTTTGGCACCGACTCGACCTGCGCCACTCCTGTGCACATCAACCGCGCCGACGTGTCGACGAGCCAGGGTTTCACCTCCCTGAATGCCTCATCCCGGCCCGGTCGCTCCATGGGCTATTACCTGATGCCCGGGGGCGCAAATCTCACAGCCACCATCACCACGACCCTAGGTACTAGCGTGGAGTGGGACACTATCACCCTCATGCATACCGTCGAGTTTCACGCGGGCCCGGATGAGATCCAGGACGTCTGCATCCCAGTTCCCACGGGTGGCGGCGGGTCCAGTCTGGGAGAGATCAGGACTCCCTTGCAGGTCTTTGGGCACTCGGTCATCCCCAGGTTCTCGTATGTCTGGGCCGCGGACGGCCCTCAAAGCAACCAGCGCAGAACCTATGTCACGGGCACCGCGCCGGAAAACGACCCTTCGACATGGCTGCGCCTGCCCAATCTGGTGACAGGAGACTACGCGCTCTTCAGCGAGGGCCTGTTGGACTTCGGAGATCAGCAGGTGGCCTTCAGAACGAGCGGCGGCGCTCCGCCGCAGTCTAACCGGACCACGGTCATAGAGGGGCAGATCATTGACGCCAGGCAATCCTTTCCGAACGGTGAGCACTACCCGTTCGTTTCGCATCCCGCGCACTTCCAGGGAAATATCCTGTTGTACGATCGCTACGTCGAGAACCACCCGGCCGCGCTCAGCAGCCTGTCTAGCCTCTCGTTCCATACCCAGTGGCCCCACTCGGACTATCCAGGGGGAACTGTCCGCGGGCCTCATGGGGGAACGGTGCTGGCCGCCACTTCTAGCAATGCCTACTCGCGGACTTCTTTCTCGGGACGATTCCAGTCAGCTCAGGGAAAGCTCGCCACCACTTATTCCTTGCCCGTGGTCGCTATCTATGACCAGCCTGAGCAGTGGAAGGTTCCAGTGCTGGCCCTGAAGTATGTCTCCGAGCCGCAGACGATCATTGGTGGGCAGGTCAGGGACACTAATTACGACTACGTAGAGCTTTTAAGCTACGCTCACCCGGACATGGCGCCTCCCGCTACCTACCGGCTGGGGGAACTGAGGCTCTCGCAGACCGCTCGAGTCACGACGGTGCATCCTGGGGTGAACTACACACAAGACCACCGCTACTGCTTCAATGAGGTCCGTCTCCACTACACCGCCTCCAATGGCGCCTTCATAAATCCCGTTGCGCAGGTGACCGGTGGCTTCAACGGACCGGACTTCGAGGGGAATGAGGCTCGCTACATTGGCCAAGGCGGCTTCTACGGCACTCCCGCAGTGGGCCTCTCCCAACCCAGTGAGCTGTTCCTCGCCAGGCGCGCCACCCAGGGGCTCGTCTCCTTCGCACTGCCTCAGGGGGCCTGGCGTGTCTCGCCAGGAGCCACCTTCGTCAACGAGGATGGCACCTTCAGCAGCGGCAACGTCCCAAGCGTGGATGTGACGGTAGGGTGTGGGCAACGGATTGACCCGCTGCCTGGGTTGGCAGTATCCATCAGCCCCGAGGCCGCTTGCCAGTCTGGCAACGCCACGACCATCACGGGAAGTGTGAACAGCGGAGACGCCCCGATCGATCGCATCTGGTACACGCTGGCTGGGCAGCTCTTCGACCTGTGTACTTCCAACTGCCTGAAGGACTTCTCCTTCAACGTACCCCTAGCGTACGCGGGGGCTGCCATCACCGTGTATGCCAGCTCGCCGTGGATCCAAGGGGTGGCCTCGGCCAGCGACACCGTGCCTTCGTGCCCGCCTCCAGAGTCCGCGTGCTTCCAGGTCCACCTGAGCGACTACAACCTCTTCCTGCTTGGGGACTACAGCGGTGGGCACGATGTGCAGGGGCGCGTGGCAGCGGGGGGTAATATCTCCATGAGCGATTTCTCGGTGGGCGCGGGCCTGCCTGCCAGCGGCATCGCCAACACGTTGGTAGCGGGCCAGAGTCTCAGCCTCTCACGCGGGGGTGTGTGGGGAGACGCGTGGTACGGCAACAGTCTTACCACCGATCCATCCGTCGTGTTCCCTCGCGGCGGCACGACCCGGGGATCACCTATCGACTTCGCCGCCCGAGGCGCGGAGTTGCGCAAGCTGTCCTCTCAGTTGGCCAGCTTGCCGAGCAATAGCACGACGACGCTTGAGTCCTGGGGAGGGATCATGCTGCAGGGTACGGATCCTCAGTTGAACGTCTTTCAGGTGAACGCCAGCGCCTTCACGGGTGCCAAGCTTCTGTCCATCAACGCGCCCACTGGCTCCCTGGTGGTAATCAACATCTCTGGCAACTCAGCAACCTTTACTGGCTTCAGTCACACGTTCAGCGGGGGCATCGACCAGCGTGGGGTTCTGTTCAACTTCGTGAATGCCTCGGCCATCAAGGCCCATGGCTACGGGTTCTGGGGCACGGTGCTGGCACCCTACGCCAACGTTAGCTTCAGCAATGGCAGCTTCGACGGCGGCATCTACGCATTGTCCCTGACTGGAAACGCGGAGGGCCACATCAACGCGCTGATTGATCGAGACATCTGCCCATAGGAGTGCACCTGTCCTCACGGGTGGGAGTGAACTCCGCTCCCCACTGCCGCGGCTCCGAAGGATACTAGTGCTGGTAGGCGGGGTGGTCCTTATTCACCCTCATGAAGGGGCTACGGCAGGTGGCCGTCACCTGCGCCCGCTTCGCGGTACAGGAGGGGCACAACCCTCGCCCCTTGCAAGAAAAGGCGACGAGCAGTTCGACCTTGCGACCCTCGCCCCGCACCCGCGCGAACCCGTGCGAGAGCC from Stigmatella erecta includes:
- a CDS encoding choice-of-anchor A family protein, yielding MVRIRFGTDSTCATPVHINRADVSTSQGFTSLNASSRPGRSMGYYLMPGGANLTATITTTLGTSVEWDTITLMHTVEFHAGPDEIQDVCIPVPTGGGGSSLGEIRTPLQVFGHSVIPRFSYVWAADGPQSNQRRTYVTGTAPENDPSTWLRLPNLVTGDYALFSEGLLDFGDQQVAFRTSGGAPPQSNRTTVIEGQIIDARQSFPNGEHYPFVSHPAHFQGNILLYDRYVENHPAALSSLSSLSFHTQWPHSDYPGGTVRGPHGGTVLAATSSNAYSRTSFSGRFQSAQGKLATTYSLPVVAIYDQPEQWKVPVLALKYVSEPQTIIGGQVRDTNYDYVELLSYAHPDMAPPATYRLGELRLSQTARVTTVHPGVNYTQDHRYCFNEVRLHYTASNGAFINPVAQVTGGFNGPDFEGNEARYIGQGGFYGTPAVGLSQPSELFLARRATQGLVSFALPQGAWRVSPGATFVNEDGTFSSGNVPSVDVTVGCGQRIDPLPGLAVSISPEAACQSGNATTITGSVNSGDAPIDRIWYTLAGQLFDLCTSNCLKDFSFNVPLAYAGAAITVYASSPWIQGVASASDTVPSCPPPESACFQVHLSDYNLFLLGDYSGGHDVQGRVAAGGNISMSDFSVGAGLPASGIANTLVAGQSLSLSRGGVWGDAWYGNSLTTDPSVVFPRGGTTRGSPIDFAARGAELRKLSSQLASLPSNSTTTLESWGGIMLQGTDPQLNVFQVNASAFTGAKLLSINAPTGSLVVINISGNSATFTGFSHTFSGGIDQRGVLFNFVNASAIKAHGYGFWGTVLAPYANVSFSNGSFDGGIYALSLTGNAEGHINALIDRDICP
- a CDS encoding transposase zinc-binding domain-containing protein → MSLPRYVERDFARYLECGGLSHGFARVRGEGRKVELLVAFSCKGRGLCPSCTAKRAQVTATCRSPFMRVNKDHPAYQH